A portion of the Rhodopseudomonas sp. BAL398 genome contains these proteins:
- a CDS encoding ABC-F family ATP-binding cassette domain-containing protein, whose product MAPPLIQLKDISLTFGGTPLLGGVELSVSAGERVCLIGRNGSGKSTLLKIVAGLVEPDKGTRFVQPGATIRYLPQEPDFSGFSTTLAYVEAGLHAGDEHYQAAYLLEQLGLRGDEDPSNLSGGEARRTALARMLAPDPDILLLDEPTNHLDLTTIEWLEGDLAARRCALVIISHDRRFLSNLSRATAWLDRGQIRQVDRGFSAFEQWRDDILAEEERDQHKLDRKIVAEEHWLRYGVSGRRKRNVKRLGNLFELREQRRDYRGAAGSANLAASEADKSGKLIIEAKGIGRVYGERKIVDDFSIRVQRGDRIGIVGPNGAGKTTLINMLTGAAPPDSGTIRFGANIEMATLDQSRDSLDPRSTLSDALTGGGSDSVMVNGKPKHVISYMKDFLFSQEQARTTLEVLSGGERGRLMLARALAKPSNFLVLDEPTNDLDLETLDVLEEMLSDYDGTVILISHDRDFLDRVVTSVIAPEGDGKWIEYAGGYTDMLNQRGADLKREAVKTAATDSAKAQKAGAPPPPKKKLNFKDKHALETLPKTMAHLQAEIAKQQRHLDDPNLYKKDRKKFDTASTALAKAQKELQDCEERWLELELLREEIENA is encoded by the coding sequence ATGGCGCCTCCGCTGATCCAGTTGAAGGATATCTCGCTGACATTCGGCGGCACGCCGCTCTTGGGCGGCGTCGAATTGTCGGTGTCGGCCGGCGAGCGGGTCTGCCTGATCGGCCGCAACGGTTCCGGCAAATCGACGCTGCTGAAGATCGTCGCCGGGCTGGTCGAGCCCGACAAGGGCACCCGCTTCGTGCAGCCCGGCGCCACCATCCGCTATCTGCCGCAGGAGCCGGATTTTTCCGGCTTCTCGACGACGCTGGCCTATGTCGAGGCCGGGCTGCATGCCGGCGACGAGCATTACCAGGCGGCCTATCTGCTGGAACAGCTCGGCCTGCGTGGCGACGAGGATCCGTCGAATCTGTCCGGCGGCGAGGCCCGGCGCACCGCGCTGGCGCGGATGCTGGCGCCCGATCCCGATATTCTGCTGCTCGACGAGCCGACCAACCATCTCGATCTGACCACGATCGAATGGCTGGAAGGCGATCTGGCGGCGCGGCGTTGCGCGCTGGTGATCATCAGCCATGACCGCCGCTTCCTGTCCAACCTGTCGCGCGCCACCGCCTGGCTCGACCGCGGCCAGATCAGGCAGGTCGATCGCGGCTTCTCGGCCTTCGAGCAATGGCGCGACGACATTCTGGCCGAGGAAGAGCGCGACCAGCACAAGCTCGACCGCAAGATCGTCGCCGAGGAGCACTGGCTGCGCTACGGCGTCTCCGGCCGCCGGAAGCGCAACGTCAAGCGGCTCGGCAATCTGTTCGAATTGCGCGAGCAGCGCCGCGACTATCGCGGCGCCGCGGGCTCGGCCAACCTCGCCGCCTCCGAGGCGGACAAATCCGGCAAGCTGATCATCGAGGCCAAGGGCATCGGCCGGGTCTATGGCGAGCGCAAGATCGTCGACGATTTCTCGATCCGGGTGCAGCGCGGTGACCGCATCGGCATTGTCGGCCCCAACGGCGCCGGCAAGACCACGCTGATCAACATGCTGACCGGCGCGGCGCCGCCGGATTCCGGCACCATCCGCTTCGGCGCCAATATCGAAATGGCGACGCTGGACCAGAGCCGCGACAGCCTCGACCCGCGCTCGACGCTGTCCGACGCCCTGACCGGCGGCGGCAGCGACAGCGTCATGGTCAATGGCAAGCCCAAACACGTCATCAGCTACATGAAGGACTTCCTGTTCTCGCAGGAACAGGCCCGCACCACGCTGGAAGTGCTCTCCGGCGGCGAGCGCGGCCGCCTGATGCTGGCCCGCGCGCTGGCGAAGCCGTCGAACTTCCTGGTGCTGGACGAGCCGACCAACGACCTCGACCTCGAGACCCTCGACGTTCTGGAAGAGATGCTCAGCGATTACGACGGCACCGTGATCCTGATCAGCCATGACCGCGACTTCCTCGACCGCGTCGTCACTTCGGTGATCGCCCCGGAAGGCGACGGCAAATGGATCGAATATGCCGGCGGCTATACCGACATGCTCAACCAGCGCGGCGCCGATCTGAAACGCGAGGCAGTCAAGACCGCCGCCACCGACAGCGCCAAGGCGCAGAAGGCGGGCGCTCCGCCGCCGCCGAAGAAGAAGCTCAATTTCAAGGACAAGCACGCGCTGGAGACGCTGCCGAAGACCATGGCGCATCTGCAGGCCGAGATCGCCAAGCAGCAGCGCCATCTCGACGATCCCAATCTGTACAAGAAGGATCGCAAGAAATTCGACACCGCCTCCACTGCGCTGGCCAAGGCGCAAAAGGAATTGCAGGATTGCGAGGAACGCTGGCTCGAACTGGAATTGCTGCGCGAGGAAATCGAAAACGCGTGA
- the hisI gene encoding phosphoribosyl-AMP cyclohydrolase — protein sequence MSDSKLSADAVAEIEEGLDLRPKFDASGLITCVTTDVASGEVLMVAHMNDEALRKTIDSGEAWYFSRSRDRLWRKGESSGQVQRVVEMRMDCDQDALWIRVEQVGAACHTGRKSCFYRRVDRDAAGHPLLTPVDAERLFDPAKMYQK from the coding sequence GTGTCCGATTCAAAACTCTCAGCAGACGCCGTCGCCGAGATCGAGGAAGGCCTCGACCTGCGTCCGAAATTCGACGCCAGCGGCTTGATCACCTGCGTCACCACCGATGTGGCCAGCGGCGAGGTGCTGATGGTCGCGCATATGAACGACGAGGCGCTGCGCAAGACCATCGACAGCGGCGAGGCCTGGTATTTCAGCCGCTCGCGCGACCGATTGTGGCGCAAGGGCGAGAGCTCCGGCCAGGTCCAGCGCGTGGTCGAGATGCGGATGGATTGCGATCAGGACGCGCTGTGGATCCGGGTCGAGCAGGTCGGCGCCGCCTGCCACACCGGGCGCAAATCCTGCTTCTATCGCCGCGTCGACCGCGATGCCGCTGGCCATCCGCTGCTGACGCCGGTCGATGCCGAGCGCTTGTTCGATCCGGCGAAGATGTATCAGAAGTAA
- a CDS encoding D-TA family PLP-dependent enzyme, protein MTTPLAAKIARDIGTPCVVIDMDRVEANIARVQALCDAAGVANRPHIKTHKSPLLAQMQIAAGARGITCQKLGEAEVMVDAGIDDILISYNLLGEQKMARLGALQARANIIVAADNSVVIAGLPQAAAIAGRPLSVVVECDTGRKRAGVETPAEAIQLAREIAAAPGLSFAGFMLYPTEAGWPEAQRFFDEALAGIRAEGLDAAIVSTGGSPNLPNVGSLKGATEHRPGTYIYNDRMQVKAGVASWDDCALNVYSSVVSRAGPQRGILDAGSKTLTSDSGGGLDGFGLILEHPEASIARFAEEHGFLDLARSNTRPNVGDVVRIVPNHVCVVVNMVDEVVMVRGDEIVGILPVAARGKLR, encoded by the coding sequence ATGACCACTCCCCTCGCCGCCAAGATCGCCCGCGACATCGGCACGCCTTGCGTGGTGATCGACATGGACCGGGTCGAGGCCAATATCGCGCGGGTTCAGGCGCTGTGTGACGCCGCCGGCGTCGCCAACCGGCCGCATATCAAGACCCACAAATCGCCGCTGCTGGCGCAGATGCAGATCGCCGCCGGCGCCCGTGGCATCACCTGCCAGAAGCTCGGCGAGGCCGAGGTGATGGTGGATGCTGGCATCGACGACATCCTGATCAGCTACAATCTGCTCGGCGAGCAGAAGATGGCGCGGCTCGGCGCGCTGCAGGCCCGCGCCAATATCATTGTGGCGGCCGACAATTCGGTGGTGATCGCCGGCCTGCCGCAGGCCGCCGCGATCGCCGGGCGCCCGCTTTCGGTGGTGGTCGAATGCGACACCGGCCGCAAGCGCGCCGGCGTCGAAACCCCGGCCGAGGCGATCCAGCTGGCGCGCGAGATCGCCGCCGCACCGGGCCTCTCCTTCGCCGGCTTCATGCTGTATCCGACCGAGGCCGGCTGGCCCGAGGCGCAGCGCTTCTTCGACGAAGCATTGGCCGGCATCCGCGCCGAGGGGCTCGACGCCGCCATCGTCTCCACCGGAGGCTCGCCCAACCTGCCCAATGTCGGAAGCCTCAAAGGCGCCACCGAACATCGCCCCGGCACTTATATCTATAACGACCGCATGCAGGTCAAAGCCGGCGTCGCCAGCTGGGACGATTGCGCGCTGAACGTCTATTCAAGCGTGGTCAGCCGCGCCGGGCCGCAGCGCGGCATTCTCGACGCCGGCTCCAAGACGCTGACCTCCGATAGCGGCGGCGGGCTCGACGGCTTCGGGCTGATCCTCGAGCACCCCGAGGCCAGCATCGCGCGCTTCGCCGAGGAGCACGGCTTCCTTGATCTGGCCCGCAGCAACACCCGCCCCAATGTCGGCGACGTGGTGCGCATCGTGCCCAACCATGTCTGCGTCGTCGTCAACATGGTCGACGAGGTGGTGATGGTGCGCGGCGACGAGATCGTTGGAATTCTGCCCGTCGCGGCGCGGGGCAAGCTGCGCTAA
- the folE gene encoding GTP cyclohydrolase I FolE yields MDAVIKPLRAGLSPETKSSDGKASDAKLAGFQPAELDPSEFLAAAVTPDQPRPSRSEAEQAVQTLLAYIGENVEREGLVDTPRRVVEAYDELFQGYHQCPAEVLNRTFGETAGYDDFVLVRDIEFTSHCEHHVMPFYGKAHIAYTPVERVVGLSKLARLVDIFGRRLQTQEHLTAQIAAAVDEVLKPRGVAVMIEAEHTCMSVRGIGKQGAMTFTSRYTGMFRDNPAEQARFMSMVRGHR; encoded by the coding sequence ATGGACGCAGTGATCAAGCCGCTTCGCGCGGGCCTCTCTCCCGAAACAAAATCGTCCGATGGCAAGGCCTCTGACGCCAAATTAGCCGGATTCCAGCCCGCGGAGCTCGATCCGTCGGAATTCCTCGCCGCTGCCGTTACGCCCGACCAGCCGCGCCCGTCGCGCAGCGAGGCCGAGCAGGCGGTGCAGACGCTGCTGGCCTATATCGGCGAGAATGTCGAACGCGAGGGCCTGGTGGATACGCCGCGCCGCGTGGTCGAGGCCTACGACGAATTGTTCCAGGGCTATCACCAATGCCCGGCCGAGGTGCTCAACCGCACCTTCGGCGAGACCGCCGGCTATGACGATTTCGTGCTGGTGCGCGACATCGAATTCACCTCGCATTGCGAGCATCACGTGATGCCGTTCTACGGCAAGGCCCATATCGCCTATACGCCGGTCGAGCGCGTCGTCGGCCTGTCGAAACTGGCGCGGCTGGTCGATATTTTCGGCCGAAGGCTGCAGACCCAGGAGCATCTCACCGCGCAGATCGCCGCGGCGGTCGACGAGGTCCTGAAGCCGCGCGGTGTCGCGGTGATGATCGAGGCCGAGCATACCTGCATGTCGGTGCGCGGCATCGGCAAGCAGGGCGCGATGACCTTCACCAGCCGCTACACCGGCATGTTCCGCGACAATCCGGCCGAGCAGGCCCGCTTCATGTCGATGGTCCGGGGGCATCGCTGA
- a CDS encoding iron-sulfur cluster assembly scaffold protein, which produces MLNDIYNARIIELAGNIPRLGRLPDPDATATAHSKLCGSTVKIDLKMDGPVVTDFAHEVKACALGQASSSIMARHVVGSTASELRELREAVRRMLKENAAPPDGKWSEIAMLEPVRDYKARHASTLLTFDAVVDAIDQIEAKESEKECDKAAGEDASPQAAARG; this is translated from the coding sequence ATGCTGAACGACATCTATAACGCGCGCATCATCGAATTGGCCGGCAATATCCCGCGTCTCGGGCGGCTGCCGGACCCCGATGCCACCGCCACCGCCCATTCAAAACTCTGTGGCTCGACCGTGAAGATCGACCTCAAGATGGACGGGCCGGTGGTGACCGATTTCGCCCATGAGGTGAAAGCCTGCGCGCTCGGCCAGGCCTCGTCCTCGATCATGGCGCGGCATGTGGTCGGCTCCACCGCCAGCGAATTGCGCGAGTTGCGCGAGGCGGTGCGGCGGATGCTGAAAGAGAACGCCGCCCCGCCCGACGGCAAATGGAGCGAGATCGCGATGCTGGAGCCGGTACGCGACTACAAGGCGCGCCACGCCTCTACGTTGCTGACCTTCGACGCCGTGGTCGATGCGATCGACCAGATCGAGGCCAAGGAATCCGAGAAGGAATGCGACAAGGCCGCCGGGGAAGACGCATCGCCGCAGGCGGCCGCGCGGGGCTGA
- a CDS encoding DUF2336 domain-containing protein, whose translation MIVRQFINWVRTAPASERAEATRSLARAWLVSDLSEDDRAAAEGALLMLLDDRSPLVRQAMAEVFARSVDAPAAIVRALSTDQAQVALPVLEHSPLLIDADLVDIVATGECATQCAIARRARLPASVCAAIAEVGSPAAALELIENPHAELAPFSWDRIVERHGHLAAIRESMLVLEDLPPATRLALIAKLSDTLAQFVVARRWLSPDRAARAVGEALDRSTVNVAARSRGDDMVDLMRHLRATEQLNAGLILRALLSGNMELFEQSLVELSGLPQTRVSALLYDRGGASLTALLARAGLPETTFPAFRAALEVVHEAGFIGTVNGAARLRRRMVERVLTRCETSAESAGPLLVLLRRFATESAREEASLFCDELIADAAFAADDDLIAA comes from the coding sequence ATGATCGTTCGGCAGTTCATTAATTGGGTTCGGACCGCGCCCGCCAGCGAGCGGGCGGAAGCCACCCGTTCATTGGCGCGGGCCTGGCTGGTGTCGGATCTGTCGGAAGACGATCGCGCCGCCGCCGAGGGCGCGCTGCTGATGCTGCTCGACGATCGCTCGCCGCTGGTGCGCCAGGCGATGGCCGAAGTGTTCGCCCGCAGCGTCGACGCCCCCGCCGCGATCGTCCGCGCGCTGTCGACCGACCAGGCCCAGGTGGCGCTGCCGGTGCTCGAACATTCCCCGCTGCTGATCGACGCCGATCTGGTCGACATCGTCGCCACCGGCGAATGCGCCACGCAATGCGCGATCGCGCGCCGCGCCCGGCTGCCGGCTTCGGTCTGCGCGGCGATCGCCGAAGTCGGCTCGCCGGCGGCGGCGCTCGAACTGATCGAAAATCCGCACGCCGAGCTCGCGCCGTTTTCCTGGGACCGCATCGTCGAGCGCCACGGCCATCTGGCGGCGATCCGCGAGTCGATGCTGGTGCTGGAAGATCTGCCGCCCGCGACGCGGCTGGCGCTGATCGCCAAACTCTCCGACACGCTGGCGCAATTCGTGGTGGCGCGGCGCTGGCTCAGCCCGGACCGCGCCGCGCGCGCGGTCGGCGAGGCGCTCGACCGTTCCACCGTCAATGTCGCGGCGCGCTCGCGCGGCGACGACATGGTCGATCTGATGCGGCATCTGCGCGCCACCGAGCAGCTCAATGCCGGGCTGATCCTGCGCGCGCTGCTGTCGGGCAATATGGAGCTGTTCGAACAATCGCTGGTGGAATTGTCGGGCCTGCCGCAGACCAGGGTCTCGGCGCTGCTCTATGATCGCGGCGGCGCCAGCCTGACCGCGTTATTGGCGCGCGCCGGGCTGCCGGAAACCACATTCCCGGCGTTCCGCGCCGCGCTCGAGGTGGTCCATGAGGCCGGCTTCATCGGCACCGTCAACGGCGCCGCAAGGCTGCGCCGGCGCATGGTCGAGCGGGTGCTGACGCGCTGCGAGACCAGCGCCGAATCCGCCGGCCCGCTGCTGGTGCTGCTGCGCCGCTTCGCCACCGAATCGGCGCGCGAAGAGGCCAGCCTGTTCTGCGACGAGCTGATCGCCGACGCCGCCTTCGCGGCCGACGACGATCTGATCGCGGCGTAA
- a CDS encoding transglycosylase SLT domain-containing protein: MSVEMITNRTVSPDSARTQIAGAIQQAAGQTGTSFEYLLTTAKMESNFDPSAKASTSSAGGLFQFIDQTWLGTVKEAGAALGYGQYAAAIQKSASGSYSVADPAAKAEIMKLRDDPAAASAMAGVLTQSNSFKLIGNIGRRPNDAELYMAHFMGVGGASKLINAAVDTPNVSGAALFPSAAAANQSIFYDRSGAARSVSGVYVELSRRYEAASQSSATQTAMAAVGGAGSAAAAPIDNAAYLSSFPDIRNVRMASSSSAPRSATETTALQFAASPSPASPTVAQQSEPIFRTLFLGGDRSEPVSAAVRDLWVKTNAVGALQTAPTVRPPTTPDLFSDRSGAFSG, from the coding sequence ATGTCGGTCGAGATGATCACGAACCGAACCGTTTCGCCCGATTCGGCGCGGACGCAGATCGCCGGCGCGATCCAGCAGGCGGCTGGCCAGACCGGCACCAGCTTCGAATATCTGCTGACCACCGCCAAGATGGAATCCAATTTCGATCCCTCGGCGAAGGCCTCGACCTCGTCGGCGGGCGGGCTGTTTCAGTTCATCGACCAGACCTGGCTCGGCACCGTCAAGGAAGCCGGGGCCGCGCTCGGCTATGGCCAATATGCCGCCGCGATCCAGAAATCGGCCTCGGGCAGCTATTCGGTCGCCGATCCGGCGGCCAAGGCCGAGATCATGAAGCTGCGCGACGATCCGGCCGCCGCCTCCGCGATGGCCGGGGTGCTGACCCAGTCCAACAGTTTCAAGCTGATCGGCAATATCGGCCGCCGGCCGAACGACGCCGAACTCTATATGGCGCATTTCATGGGCGTCGGCGGCGCCTCGAAGCTGATCAATGCAGCCGTCGATACGCCCAACGTCTCGGGCGCCGCGCTGTTTCCCAGCGCCGCGGCGGCGAACCAGTCGATTTTCTACGATCGCAGCGGCGCCGCGCGCAGCGTCTCCGGCGTCTATGTCGAATTGTCGCGGCGCTACGAGGCCGCGTCGCAATCCTCCGCCACCCAGACCGCGATGGCCGCCGTCGGCGGCGCGGGCAGCGCGGCGGCGGCGCCGATCGACAACGCCGCCTATCTGTCGAGCTTCCCCGATATCCGCAATGTCCGGATGGCGTCATCGTCGAGCGCGCCGCGATCCGCGACCGAGACCACGGCGCTGCAATTTGCGGCATCGCCGAGCCCGGCGTCGCCGACTGTCGCGCAGCAAAGCGAGCCGATCTTCCGCACGCTGTTTCTCGGCGGCGACCGCTCCGAGCCGGTGTCGGCCGCGGTCCGCGACCTGTGGGTCAAGACCAACGCCGTGGGCGCGCTGCAGACCGCGCCGACCGTGCGCCCGCCCACCACGCCCGACCTGTTCAGCGACCGCAGCGGCGCCTTCAGCGGCTGA